One Tenacibaculum sp. MAR_2010_89 DNA window includes the following coding sequences:
- the murD gene encoding UDP-N-acetylmuramoyl-L-alanine--D-glutamate ligase: MKRLVVLGGGESGVGTALLGKQKGFEVFVTDKGVIAEKYKKVLLNNVIEFEEGRHTESEVFSADVVMKSPGIPDSVPLVQELKQKGILVISEIEFANEFTQATLVGITGANGKTTTTLITHYLLKNAGLNVGVAGNIGDSFAKQLVEQSYDEYVLELSSFQLDGINNFSPHIAIITNITPDHLDRYDNNFDKYIASKFRITKNQTEKDFLIYDADDKVVTDWLENNITKAILVPFSLEKELVYGVFVRKDKIIMKLNTEEVLMNVSDLKLQGKHNTKNAMASAMAARLLKVRKETIAESLSDFEGVEHRLENVQKINGVQYINDSKATNVNATYYALECMDSATVWIVGGVDKGNDYADLLPLVREKVKGIVCLGLDNQKIIETFGNVVDVLVQTAGAEEAVKVAHKIAQKGDTVLLSPACASFDLFDSYEDRGLKFKEAVKNL, translated from the coding sequence ATGAAGCGATTGGTTGTTTTAGGAGGTGGAGAAAGCGGAGTAGGTACAGCTCTTTTAGGGAAACAAAAAGGTTTTGAGGTTTTTGTTACCGATAAAGGAGTGATAGCAGAAAAATATAAAAAAGTTCTTTTAAATAATGTTATTGAATTTGAAGAAGGTAGGCATACAGAGTCTGAAGTGTTTTCTGCTGATGTGGTAATGAAAAGCCCAGGGATTCCTGATAGTGTTCCATTGGTTCAAGAATTAAAACAAAAAGGAATTTTAGTTATTTCTGAAATAGAATTTGCAAATGAGTTTACTCAGGCAACGTTAGTAGGAATAACAGGAGCAAATGGTAAAACAACTACCACTTTGATTACGCATTATTTATTAAAAAATGCTGGATTGAATGTTGGTGTAGCGGGTAATATTGGTGATAGTTTTGCAAAGCAATTAGTAGAACAGAGTTATGATGAGTATGTGTTGGAATTGAGTAGTTTTCAGTTAGATGGAATTAATAATTTTAGTCCTCACATAGCTATAATAACAAATATAACTCCTGATCACCTAGATAGATATGATAACAATTTTGATAAGTATATAGCGTCAAAATTTAGAATAACAAAAAATCAAACAGAAAAAGATTTTTTAATATATGATGCTGATGATAAGGTAGTCACTGACTGGTTGGAAAATAATATAACAAAAGCAATATTAGTTCCTTTTTCATTAGAGAAAGAATTGGTTTATGGTGTTTTTGTAAGAAAAGATAAAATAATAATGAAATTAAATACAGAAGAGGTTCTAATGAATGTTTCAGATTTGAAATTACAAGGTAAGCATAATACAAAAAATGCAATGGCTTCTGCTATGGCGGCAAGATTGTTGAAAGTGAGAAAAGAAACTATTGCAGAAAGTTTATCAGACTTTGAAGGTGTTGAGCATCGTTTAGAGAATGTGCAAAAAATCAATGGTGTTCAATATATAAATGATAGTAAAGCAACCAATGTGAATGCAACATATTATGCCTTGGAGTGTATGGATAGTGCTACTGTTTGGATTGTAGGTGGTGTAGATAAGGGAAATGATTATGCAGATTTATTGCCATTGGTAAGAGAAAAAGTAAAAGGTATTGTTTGTTTAGGTTTAGATAACCAAAAGATAATTGAAACTTTTGGAAATGTGGTTGATGTTTTGGTACAGACGGCTGGAGCTGAAGAAGCTGTTAAGGTAGCGCATAAGATTGCTCAGAAAGGTGATACTGTTTTATTATCGCCAGCTTGTGCTAGTTTTGATTTATTTGATAGCTATGAAGATAGGGGATTGAAATTTAAAGAAGCAGTAAAGAATTTATAG
- the murG gene encoding undecaprenyldiphospho-muramoylpentapeptide beta-N-acetylglucosaminyltransferase, translating into MKQSIKVIISGGGTGGHIYPAIAIANEIKLRYPNASILFVGAKDKMEMEKVPQAGYDIKGLWISGIQRKLTLKNLMFPFKLLSSLWRANSIIRKFKPDVAIGTGGFASGPTLIVAANKGIPTLIQEQNSYPGITNKLLSKKAEKICVAYDNLERFFPSDKIIKTGNPVRQDLLFIHSKTEEGKKFFKIIANKKTVLVLGGSLGARRVNQLIESQLGFFKENNMQVIWQCGKLYYDEYKKYNLNENVQVHQFLNRMDLAYAASDFIVSRAGASSVSELCIVGKPTVFIPSPNVAEDHQTKNAKAIVDKHGAILVKESELDTFPIVLETLLKDKGKQESLSENIKTLALPNATNDIVNEIEKIIHFKE; encoded by the coding sequence ATGAAACAATCGATTAAGGTTATAATAAGTGGAGGAGGAACAGGAGGCCATATTTATCCTGCTATTGCTATTGCAAATGAAATTAAGCTAAGGTACCCTAATGCTAGTATTTTATTTGTGGGAGCTAAAGATAAAATGGAGATGGAAAAAGTACCTCAAGCCGGTTATGATATAAAAGGGTTGTGGATTTCTGGAATCCAACGTAAGTTAACATTAAAAAATTTAATGTTTCCTTTTAAGTTATTAAGTAGTTTATGGAGGGCAAATAGTATTATAAGGAAATTTAAACCTGATGTGGCAATAGGTACGGGAGGATTTGCAAGTGGACCTACTTTAATAGTTGCTGCTAATAAAGGAATTCCTACGTTAATCCAAGAACAAAATTCATACCCTGGAATAACAAATAAATTGTTAAGTAAAAAAGCAGAAAAAATTTGTGTAGCATATGATAATTTAGAACGCTTTTTTCCTTCTGATAAAATTATAAAAACAGGGAATCCTGTTAGGCAAGATTTGTTGTTTATTCATTCTAAAACTGAAGAGGGTAAGAAGTTTTTTAAAATAATAGCAAATAAGAAAACAGTATTGGTTTTAGGAGGTAGTTTGGGTGCAAGAAGAGTAAATCAATTGATAGAGTCTCAGTTAGGCTTTTTCAAAGAGAATAATATGCAGGTTATATGGCAATGTGGTAAGTTGTATTATGATGAGTATAAAAAGTATAATCTAAATGAAAATGTTCAAGTACATCAGTTTTTGAATAGAATGGACTTGGCATATGCTGCTTCTGATTTTATTGTTTCTCGAGCAGGTGCAAGTTCGGTTTCTGAATTATGTATTGTAGGGAAGCCTACGGTTTTTATCCCGTCTCCCAATGTGGCAGAAGATCATCAAACTAAAAATGCTAAAGCTATTGTGGATAAACATGGAGCAATTTTGGTGAAAGAAAGTGAATTAGATACATTTCCAATTGTACTGGAAACGTTGTTGAAAGATAAAGGAAAGCAAGAAAGTTTAAGTGAAAATATTAAAACTTTAGCATTACCTAATGCAACAAATGATATTGTAAACGAAATAGAAAAAATAATCCATTTTAAGGAGTAG
- the ftsZ gene encoding cell division protein FtsZ, with translation MSAEFDNISFDMPKTQSNAIKVIGVGGGGSNAVNHMYSKQIHGVDFVICNTDSQALENSPIPNKIQLGAHLTSGLGAGANPEVGAQAAAESIQEIQQMLSTHTKMVFITAGMGGGTGTGAAPIIAKIAKDMDILTVGIVTMPFQFEGRMRSKQAQTGIDELRKNVDSLIVINNNKLREVYGNLGFKAGFSKADEVLATAAKGIAEVITHHYKQNIDLHDAKTVLSNSGTAIMGSAKETGANRAKNAIVKALDSPLLNDNKITGAKNVLLLIVSGANEVTLDEIGEINDHIQEEAGFDANIIMGIGEDESLEDGLSLTIVATGFAADQQGNITNTEVKKIVHTLEDEQKATYTFDEQKIEKAATINQPLTPKTEQKIVHVLEEEKEVIKPKIDLIATTDVIKNIEVVYDEIAIENISEEDFIITNISEVKEEIKEEKQQYIQQDLLFDLPLNSYEEIKPNPALVETTEDIKSIEVKAEEVKPLVKETQKRYVLDDFNVEPTIGKSSTPTIKNEVEEALRFEVKTKTEEKVTTDTSNEEVTPLSLTISELQRKAQERREKMKGFNYKFADQVSKNIDEIERQPAYKRLGVDIETNKDISKSDTALNTDNNDLLQSNNSFLHDNVD, from the coding sequence ATGAGCGCAGAATTTGATAACATTTCATTCGACATGCCTAAAACACAATCGAATGCCATTAAAGTAATTGGTGTTGGTGGGGGAGGAAGTAACGCAGTAAATCACATGTATAGCAAACAAATTCACGGAGTAGATTTCGTAATTTGTAATACAGATTCTCAAGCGTTAGAAAACAGCCCAATACCTAATAAAATTCAGTTAGGAGCACACTTAACATCAGGTTTAGGAGCTGGAGCCAACCCTGAGGTTGGAGCGCAAGCAGCTGCAGAAAGTATTCAAGAAATTCAACAAATGTTGAGTACTCATACTAAAATGGTGTTTATCACTGCTGGTATGGGAGGTGGTACTGGTACTGGAGCGGCTCCAATTATTGCTAAAATTGCAAAAGATATGGATATATTAACGGTAGGAATCGTTACTATGCCATTTCAATTTGAAGGAAGAATGCGCTCAAAACAGGCTCAAACAGGTATTGATGAGTTACGTAAAAATGTAGATTCTTTAATTGTTATAAACAATAATAAATTACGTGAAGTTTATGGGAATTTAGGTTTTAAGGCTGGATTCTCTAAAGCTGATGAAGTATTGGCAACTGCAGCTAAAGGTATAGCAGAGGTAATTACACATCACTATAAACAAAATATTGATTTACATGATGCAAAAACTGTGTTATCTAACAGTGGTACTGCAATTATGGGGTCAGCAAAAGAAACAGGTGCTAATAGAGCTAAAAATGCTATTGTAAAAGCATTAGATTCTCCTTTATTGAATGATAATAAAATTACTGGAGCTAAAAATGTATTGCTATTAATAGTTTCTGGAGCTAATGAGGTTACCTTAGATGAAATAGGAGAAATTAACGATCATATTCAAGAAGAAGCTGGATTTGATGCTAACATTATCATGGGAATAGGAGAAGATGAGTCATTGGAAGATGGACTATCTTTAACTATTGTTGCAACCGGTTTTGCTGCTGATCAACAAGGTAATATAACTAATACTGAAGTTAAAAAAATTGTTCACACCTTAGAAGATGAACAAAAAGCAACGTATACTTTTGACGAGCAAAAAATAGAAAAAGCTGCAACAATAAATCAACCATTAACTCCTAAGACTGAACAAAAAATAGTTCATGTTTTAGAAGAAGAAAAAGAAGTAATAAAACCAAAGATAGATTTAATAGCTACTACTGATGTTATTAAAAATATAGAGGTTGTATACGATGAGATTGCTATAGAGAATATTTCTGAAGAAGATTTTATCATTACAAATATTTCAGAAGTAAAAGAAGAGATTAAAGAAGAAAAACAACAGTATATTCAACAAGATTTATTGTTTGATTTACCATTAAACTCTTATGAAGAAATAAAACCAAACCCAGCACTTGTAGAAACAACTGAAGATATTAAAAGTATTGAGGTGAAAGCTGAAGAAGTAAAACCTTTAGTAAAAGAAACTCAAAAGCGTTATGTTTTAGATGATTTTAATGTTGAACCAACTATAGGAAAAAGTTCTACGCCAACAATTAAAAATGAAGTTGAAGAAGCTTTACGTTTTGAAGTGAAAACTAAAACTGAAGAGAAAGTTACAACTGATACTTCAAATGAAGAGGTAACACCTTTAAGTTTAACGATTTCTGAGCTACAAAGAAAAGCTCAAGAAAGACGTGAAAAAATGAAAGGATTTAATTATAAGTTTGCTGATCAAGTTAGTAAAAATATAGATGAAATTGAACGTCAACCAGCTTACAAAAGGTTAGGAGTAGATATTGAAACTAATAAAGATATTAGTAAATCTGATACAGCATTGAATACCGATAATAATGATTTGTTACAATCTAATAACTCATTCTTACATGATAATGTAGATTAA
- the murC gene encoding UDP-N-acetylmuramate--L-alanine ligase, translating into MNLNKIHNVYFIGVGGIGMSAIARYFSVNGKIVAGYDKVETPITNSLKSVGIEIHFDDAVKNIPLSFLDKESTVVVYTPAVSDEHQELTYFKANNYTVLKRAEILGEITKNSFCLGVAGTHGKTTTSSILGHIMAPVKATSFLGGIAENYNSNLILGGEEVSVVEADEFDRSFLKLSPNIACITSMDADHLDIYGEADALEQSFREFANKVTDTLIIAKGLPIEGLTYAINDEADYMAFDIEINDGAYVFSVKTPTKLIKNIEFYLPGRHNLMNALAAFAMADVYGVSLEVIKEQLKTFKGVQRRFSYKIKTNSVVLIDDYAHHPTEINAIENSVREMYPNEKVLAVFQPHLFSRTQDFSDDFSRALSKFDEVLMLDIYPARELPIKGVTSSWLLDKMSLENKKLTTKQKIVQDVLKSEAKIIVMIGAGDIGLLVNDVKVKLEEKYKV; encoded by the coding sequence ATGAATTTAAATAAGATACATAATGTTTATTTTATAGGAGTTGGAGGTATTGGAATGAGTGCTATTGCTCGTTATTTTTCTGTGAATGGAAAAATAGTAGCAGGTTATGATAAGGTAGAGACACCAATTACTAATTCATTAAAAAGTGTAGGTATAGAAATTCATTTTGATGATGCTGTTAAAAATATTCCGTTGTCGTTTTTAGATAAGGAATCAACAGTGGTGGTTTATACACCTGCCGTGTCTGATGAACATCAGGAACTCACGTATTTCAAAGCTAATAATTATACTGTTTTAAAGCGGGCTGAAATATTAGGAGAGATTACAAAAAATTCTTTTTGCTTAGGTGTTGCAGGAACCCATGGAAAAACAACAACTTCTTCGATTTTGGGTCATATAATGGCACCAGTAAAGGCTACATCTTTCTTAGGAGGAATAGCTGAGAACTATAATTCGAATTTGATTTTAGGTGGAGAAGAGGTTTCAGTTGTAGAAGCAGATGAATTTGATAGATCGTTTTTAAAGCTATCTCCAAATATAGCTTGTATTACTTCTATGGATGCTGATCATTTAGATATTTATGGAGAGGCTGATGCTTTAGAACAATCATTTAGAGAGTTTGCTAATAAAGTTACAGATACACTAATTATAGCAAAAGGATTACCTATTGAGGGATTAACATATGCTATAAATGATGAAGCTGACTACATGGCTTTCGATATTGAAATAAATGATGGAGCTTATGTGTTTAGTGTAAAAACACCAACTAAATTAATAAAAAATATAGAGTTTTATTTGCCAGGGAGGCATAACTTAATGAATGCTTTAGCAGCATTTGCTATGGCGGATGTATATGGTGTTTCTTTAGAGGTGATAAAAGAGCAATTAAAAACATTTAAAGGTGTTCAGAGAAGGTTTTCATATAAGATAAAAACGAACAGCGTTGTGTTGATTGATGATTACGCACATCACCCTACAGAAATAAATGCAATAGAAAATTCTGTGAGAGAAATGTATCCTAATGAAAAAGTATTAGCGGTTTTTCAACCACATTTATTTAGTAGAACACAAGATTTTTCAGATGATTTTTCTAGGGCTCTTTCTAAGTTTGATGAAGTTTTAATGTTAGATATATACCCTGCTAGAGAGTTGCCAATAAAAGGAGTTACTTCATCATGGTTATTAGATAAAATGTCTCTTGAGAATAAAAAGCTAACAACAAAACAAAAAATAGTTCAAGACGTTTTAAAATCTGAAGCTAAAATCATAGTAATGATTGGTGCAGGAGATATAGGTTTGTTAGTAAATGACGTGAAAGTTAAATTAGAAGAAAAGTATAAGGTTTAA
- a CDS encoding FtsW/RodA/SpoVE family cell cycle protein, which produces MKSIFQHIKGDRAIWAIVTVLAIFSFMPVYSASTNLVYVVGNGSTIGHLIKHVVLLITGFAVIYGVHKVPYRYFSGGSVLMLPIVVLLLIFTMAQGTVIEGANASRWIHIPFVGIGFQTSTLAGLVLMVYVARYLARNKEKQIQFKDSLLQLWLPVGLVLILVLPANFSTTAIFFTMILLLVFIGGYPLRYIGYILGIGLFSLLFFILVAKAFPDAMPNRVNTWQSRLESFSKSEGAESYQVEKAKIAIATGGPIGKGPGKSVQKNFLPQSSSDFIYAIIVEEYGLLGALLVVFIYFLLLFRILITAKKATTIFATLMVVGVGIPIVFQAMINMAVAVNILPVTGQTLPLISSGGTSIWMTCFALGMILSVSASKNETEETILDDNPLDILHETID; this is translated from the coding sequence ATGAAATCCATTTTTCAACATATTAAAGGAGATAGAGCAATTTGGGCTATTGTTACTGTGTTGGCAATATTTTCATTTATGCCAGTGTATAGTGCTAGTACAAATTTAGTGTATGTTGTTGGTAATGGTTCAACTATAGGACATTTAATAAAGCATGTTGTTTTATTAATTACTGGTTTTGCTGTGATTTATGGAGTACATAAAGTTCCTTATAGGTATTTTAGTGGAGGATCTGTATTGATGCTTCCAATAGTAGTGTTGTTGTTAATTTTTACAATGGCACAAGGTACTGTAATTGAAGGGGCAAATGCTAGTAGGTGGATTCATATACCTTTTGTTGGGATAGGGTTTCAAACATCTACATTGGCAGGCTTAGTGTTAATGGTATATGTGGCAAGATATTTAGCAAGAAATAAAGAAAAACAAATACAGTTTAAAGATAGTTTGTTGCAATTATGGTTGCCAGTTGGACTGGTATTGATATTAGTATTACCAGCAAATTTTTCAACTACAGCCATCTTTTTCACTATGATTTTATTGTTGGTATTCATAGGTGGATACCCTTTAAGGTATATAGGTTATATATTAGGTATTGGTTTGTTTTCATTGTTGTTTTTTATACTAGTAGCAAAAGCGTTTCCAGACGCTATGCCTAACCGTGTTAATACTTGGCAAAGTAGGTTAGAGAGTTTTTCTAAGTCAGAAGGAGCTGAGAGTTACCAAGTTGAGAAAGCTAAAATAGCAATAGCAACTGGAGGGCCAATAGGAAAAGGTCCTGGAAAGAGTGTGCAGAAAAATTTTCTACCGCAATCATCATCAGATTTTATTTATGCAATAATTGTTGAAGAATATGGATTGTTGGGTGCGCTTTTAGTAGTTTTTATTTATTTCTTATTGTTGTTTAGAATATTGATAACAGCAAAAAAGGCGACAACAATTTTTGCAACATTAATGGTGGTAGGAGTAGGTATTCCCATTGTTTTTCAAGCTATGATTAATATGGCTGTAGCTGTAAATATTTTACCAGTTACAGGTCAAACATTACCTTTAATAAGTAGTGGAGGTACCTCAATATGGATGACTTGCTTTGCTTTAGGAATGATATTGAGTGTAAGTGCTTCAAAGAATGAAACTGAGGAAACGATTTTAGATGATAACCCTTTAGATATTTTACATGAAACAATCGATTAA
- a CDS encoding cell division protein FtsQ/DivIB: MKKIVPYISLVVLVVALLFLYGFTSTRNNAKKVKNTIVEFEAGDNNFLTHKAVDKLLIQSREFVKNQPKRIVDLHFLETNVSANPYVEKATVFLTIDGMLKTIIKQRKPIVRVVDKSESYYVDKYGVKMPLSANFSARVPLASGVKSTEEIKELIQLITTISKDDFFTKEIIAIEKNAQNEYVFTVRTGSYKIIFGKLKNVKVKFKKLKAFYNKALIDGTIKKYKKINVKYHNQVVCTKQNQDGKQ, from the coding sequence GTGAAAAAAATAGTACCATACATATCATTAGTGGTTTTAGTAGTGGCTTTACTCTTTTTGTACGGGTTTACGTCTACTAGAAATAATGCGAAAAAAGTAAAAAATACTATTGTTGAATTTGAAGCAGGAGATAATAACTTCTTGACGCACAAAGCGGTTGATAAATTGTTAATACAAAGTCGAGAATTTGTTAAAAACCAACCAAAAAGAATAGTAGATTTACACTTTCTAGAAACTAATGTTTCAGCGAACCCATATGTAGAAAAAGCAACTGTTTTTTTAACTATAGATGGTATGTTGAAAACTATCATAAAACAACGAAAACCAATAGTTCGAGTTGTTGATAAAAGTGAGTCCTATTATGTTGATAAGTATGGTGTTAAGATGCCTTTATCAGCAAATTTTTCGGCTCGTGTACCTTTAGCTTCTGGTGTGAAAAGTACTGAAGAAATAAAAGAATTGATTCAGTTAATAACGACAATTTCAAAAGATGACTTTTTTACAAAAGAGATCATTGCAATTGAAAAAAATGCTCAAAACGAATATGTTTTTACAGTTCGTACAGGAAGCTATAAAATAATTTTTGGAAAGCTTAAAAACGTAAAAGTTAAGTTTAAAAAACTTAAAGCATTTTATAATAAAGCGTTAATAGATGGTACTATAAAAAAGTATAAAAAAATAAATGTAAAATATCACAATCAAGTTGTGTGCACAAAACAAAATCAAGATGGAAAACAATAA
- a CDS encoding GatB/YqeY domain-containing protein, which yields MGVQQEVMNKMKEAMKSKDTVALTALRALKSAFMLANTEGGANELSSEEEMKIIQKQVKQRKDSAKVFTDQDRLDLAEPELAEAKVLEQFLPEALSEDEIEKVVVATISQVGAEGMKDMGKVMGIVSQKLAGQADGKIISGIVKAKLS from the coding sequence ATGGGTGTACAGCAAGAGGTAATGAATAAAATGAAAGAAGCTATGAAATCGAAAGATACAGTAGCTTTAACTGCATTAAGAGCATTAAAGTCAGCTTTTATGCTTGCAAATACAGAAGGAGGTGCAAATGAATTATCTTCAGAAGAAGAAATGAAAATAATTCAAAAACAAGTTAAACAACGTAAAGACAGCGCGAAAGTTTTTACTGATCAAGATAGATTAGATTTGGCAGAACCTGAATTAGCAGAAGCTAAAGTGTTAGAACAATTTTTACCAGAAGCTTTAAGTGAAGATGAAATTGAAAAAGTAGTAGTAGCTACTATAAGTCAAGTTGGAGCTGAAGGAATGAAAGATATGGGTAAAGTAATGGGGATTGTATCACAAAAGTTAGCGGGACAAGCAGATGGTAAAATTATATCAGGAATTGTAAAAGCAAAACTTTCATAA
- a CDS encoding Lrp/AsnC family transcriptional regulator, protein MKLDQKDIQILNLLQKNARLSNKEIAAELEIAASTCHERLKRLTRDGFFKSFNANLNLNKLEFNIEVMISIQLNKHEREVINSFIKNVRKINGVIKLYHMAGKTDFMLHVAVCNSNELRSLILDELTKFNYIGHIESSMIYFHDDINQLLIKPQ, encoded by the coding sequence ATGAAGTTAGATCAAAAAGATATTCAAATTTTGAACTTATTACAGAAAAATGCTCGGTTATCAAATAAAGAAATAGCAGCAGAATTAGAAATAGCAGCTTCTACGTGCCATGAACGCTTAAAAAGATTAACTAGAGATGGTTTTTTTAAATCTTTTAACGCTAACCTTAACTTAAATAAGTTAGAGTTTAATATTGAAGTAATGATTTCTATACAACTTAACAAACACGAGCGAGAAGTTATTAATTCATTTATAAAAAATGTTAGAAAAATTAATGGAGTAATTAAATTATACCACATGGCAGGCAAAACTGATTTTATGCTTCATGTTGCAGTATGTAACTCAAATGAGTTACGTTCATTAATTTTAGATGAACTAACTAAATTCAACTATATAGGTCATATAGAAAGTTCAATGATATATTTTCATGATGATATAAACCAACTACTCATAAAACCACAATAA
- the ftsA gene encoding cell division protein FtsA: protein MENNKIAVGLDIGTTKIVAMIGRKNEYGKLEVLGIGKAKSLGVKRGVVNNITQTIQSIQQAVDEAQSVSGQQIEEVVVGIAGQHIRSLHHSDYITREKSDEVIDELDIENLVEQVHKLVMLPGEEIIHVLPQEYKVDSQSDIKEPIGMYGGRLEANFHVVVGQVSSIRNIGRCVKSAGLSLSDITLEPLASASAVLSQEEKEAGVALIDIGGGTTDLAIFKDGIIRHTAVVPFGGNVITEDIKEGCSIIEKQAELLKTKFGSAWPGENKETEIVSIPGLRGREPKEITLKNLSKIIHARVQEIIEHVYLEIKNYGHETQKGKLIAGIVLTGGGSQLKHLRQLVEYITGMDVRIGYPNEHLAGDSDDVLSSPAYATAVGLLMEGLEKQRKEEEENVEEEIIEEPVFEREIIKDEIEEQEKPVVENKSKTHKSKSFFEKFTERFKEFLDNAE from the coding sequence ATGGAAAACAATAAAATAGCAGTTGGGTTAGATATTGGTACTACCAAAATTGTTGCCATGATTGGTCGTAAAAACGAATATGGAAAACTTGAAGTTTTAGGTATTGGTAAAGCGAAAAGTTTAGGTGTTAAACGAGGTGTGGTAAATAATATAACACAAACAATACAATCTATTCAACAAGCTGTTGATGAAGCACAAAGTGTTTCGGGGCAACAAATAGAAGAGGTTGTAGTTGGAATAGCTGGTCAACATATAAGAAGTTTACATCATAGTGACTATATAACAAGAGAAAAGTCAGATGAAGTAATAGATGAGTTAGATATTGAGAATTTAGTAGAGCAAGTACATAAGTTGGTAATGTTACCAGGTGAAGAAATTATTCATGTATTGCCTCAAGAATATAAAGTAGATAGTCAGTCAGACATCAAAGAGCCTATAGGAATGTATGGAGGAAGGCTAGAAGCCAACTTTCATGTAGTGGTTGGTCAAGTATCTTCTATAAGAAACATAGGGCGATGTGTGAAAAGTGCTGGATTAAGTCTTTCAGATATTACACTTGAACCATTAGCATCAGCCTCAGCTGTTTTGAGTCAGGAAGAAAAAGAAGCAGGAGTTGCTCTAATTGATATAGGTGGAGGAACAACTGATTTAGCTATTTTTAAAGATGGTATAATTAGGCATACTGCTGTAGTACCTTTCGGTGGAAATGTAATTACTGAAGATATTAAAGAAGGTTGCTCAATTATAGAAAAGCAAGCAGAGTTATTAAAAACTAAATTTGGTTCAGCATGGCCAGGAGAAAATAAAGAAACAGAAATTGTTTCTATTCCAGGTTTAAGAGGAAGAGAACCTAAAGAAATTACATTAAAGAATTTATCAAAGATTATTCATGCTCGTGTTCAAGAAATTATAGAGCATGTATATTTAGAGATAAAAAATTATGGCCATGAAACTCAAAAAGGAAAACTAATAGCTGGTATTGTTCTTACTGGAGGAGGATCACAGTTAAAGCATTTACGTCAATTAGTTGAGTACATTACAGGAATGGATGTACGAATAGGATATCCTAACGAACATTTAGCAGGAGATTCTGATGATGTTTTATCTAGTCCTGCTTATGCAACTGCTGTAGGTTTATTAATGGAAGGTTTAGAAAAACAAAGAAAAGAGGAAGAAGAAAATGTTGAGGAAGAAATCATTGAAGAACCAGTTTTTGAAAGAGAGATAATAAAAGACGAAATAGAAGAGCAGGAAAAACCTGTTGTAGAGAATAAAAGTAAGACACATAAATCTAAATCTTTTTTTGAAAAGTTTACAGAACGATTCAAAGAGTTTTTAGATAATGCAGAATAA